The genomic window AAGGAAAGTGAATCTTTCTTTCGTACGAAAGATACAACCTACCCATTAACATGAAAAACAGTGAGCAGAGGGGCAAATCATCACCTGGCGAAGGTCTTTCTAGTTTCTGGAACCCCATTACCCAAAGCATACGTGATACCCAACCAAGAAGGAAACAAACGTTTGCTGTCTTTAGCCTTGGTGAATTGTGATTGGCTCCAATAATGTCCGACTCTGGTTCCGACTTAAGATTCAACAAAAAGACTCATGGGCCAGAAGAACCCAACACCACATAAAGAGGCAGAGCGGAGCTCTTTCTTGGCCCAATAAATATATCCCAGGGCTAGGGTTGAACAAATAGGTTGCCGAAGACCCCAGGCAAAGACCTGTCGCTAGTTGATCACATTGTTGCCAACCACACGACCAGCTTGTTACCTGGGTTGGGTCAATTGGCGAGGCTCCATTCTTCTGGTATGTGATAGTGATGGGGGCAATGTATTAGTGCTGGTATAGGACGCTATGATCACCGTATACGTTATGAGGTCAATTTGTTTACAAGATAGACCCTGCCATGTCCGGTCCATAGTTTGGTACCTGTGATGAGACCGTCGACTCCTCTATAGTCTTTGGTCATGACAGAGACCACATCCAGACTGCCTTAACTCCTTGAGGAAATAAACTGTGCCATATGATTTTAAATCTAtggaatataaattatattttttaatccaCCGAAAggtttaaatctgaaaatatgaaaaatttgatgGCTTTGATTTATGCAATGCATTACATTAGCTATTGTCATATATTTATATGGACAACATTACATTTGGTGCTGTTATTTAAAATACATTGGCAAAGCACAAGGAAGGTGGGATTTCAATTATATTTTCATTTGATGCTCTGCATCAAATGAGTCTTAGATATGACCGTGTGTTTTTAATTTTAGGATTATAACTATATTTGGTTCTCCATTAATCTTTCATCACTTTATCATTTTCTTTAAACCATATTCTCAACAGTAAAGAGTTATGTCCCGATCAAATTTGCAGAATACTTTTCTAACACTCGAAACTGAATCTTGGGTGCGAAGTAATACAAAAATATGACAGTAGTTGGACTTTTTATCTCCAAGTTCTCCTCTGTTTCTTTTGCTGACAAGTGCCTGTAATATCCCAAGTCCAAGTTCAGGCACAAAATATTCAGTTTATTAACACCACTCAAACAAGACTCAAGGTTGCACTAacgatataaatatttattaagaATTATATTTAGTTACATTAGAAGAGCTAATTCCTCTAAAATATTTCACAATATAGTTTCTTAGAGCCTTCGTAAACTAGCAGTTCCCAAGGCACAGCAAGCATAGGCTTTGACTACATCTTGTTCTTACAACGCACGATAAACCATAGCGATAGGAGTCTCAAGGGATTCCAATGATAGGAATGAAAGGAAAGAAGTAGATAAGAGGTGGCAGCTCCAAGTCTCTTGGCAGAGGTAGGCCGTCGGGCCTCGCCGGTCCGGCATTCGGTGCCCTTGGTGCTCTAGCATTTGGTGGCCTTGGTGTTCCAGCATCTGAGGTCATATCAGGGTGCCAGTTTTGATCAGCATGGGAAGGGCATGACCTGAAGAAGGTGAGAGGGGTGGCTAAAGCATAGGACTCCTCCAATCCTTGAGCCTTTACGATCTTAGAAGTCATGGATTTTTTGAACGAGCAGAGCTGCTCTGGTCCCCCGAGCAGCCTCACAAGGCAGTCAGGAGGGGAAGAGGAAGGTGGCGAGGACTTCGTTGGGATCTCAACTTCAAAGTAGCCTTTGTTGTTAGTTAGAGCAGGGAGCAACCTCTTCTCATGGTTGCACTTTACTGCCACAAATACACCTACAAGTAGAAGAAAGAAGCCTGAGTCTGACTCAGTCAACAAGTCATATTTACAAAACAATATACGATAGACGACTCTTTGAATACGTAAATTGGGGGAGAAGCAGAGACGGCAAACCAGCGAGATTGTGGGAAGTGCAGTCGAAGCAGGCCACCGATCCCTTCAGTGAATGGGGCTTTGAGAGGCCAATATGTGGGAGGATTAGCATAAGGAGAAGGGCTTCTACTACTAAAGGAGGAGAAGCCATGAAGAGAGGCGAGCAACTGTGGACTGAGGGACTGGAGAGACTATTGAATAGCACATTAATTTATAGAGGCTCCACATTAAATTGAAGTGGTTCGAGCTTACAATAGTAGATGAGATAGAAAGGAACTGCATTGTCATGAGTAGCAAGAGAAGAAAAGTGCTTCTACCCTCTTTTGCTCGTGTAGTAAACGGTGAATCTGAGGTGGTGGTGTAAAAAAAGGGGAGAGTAAAATATCTATTTTCCTCTTtaatttgtttttgttttttgagAGAGAGCAATGAAGAACCCTTTGATTCTCAACTGTTTGTACGTTGGAGCAGAAAAAGCtatattcctttttttttggtatgaaaaaaaaaaaaaaaaaaaactatattctTTCATCCTTCAAAACTCGCCTAAATGCAGTTCTATTTAGGCTTCTCATCACAGTCGCCATTTTTTAGCTCCTGCAGTTCAAGTTACAGTCTTCTCTCTTGGAACCTTTTCCGAGAAGAAGTAACAAA from Elaeis guineensis isolate ETL-2024a chromosome 9, EG11, whole genome shotgun sequence includes these protein-coding regions:
- the LOC105052104 gene encoding uncharacterized protein, whose product is MASPPLVVEALLLMLILPHIGLSKPHSLKGSVACFDCTSHNLAGVFVAVKCNHEKRLLPALTNNKGYFEVEIPTKSSPPSSSPPDCLVRLLGGPEQLCSFKKSMTSKIVKAQGLEESYALATPLTFFRSCPSHADQNWHPDMTSDAGTPRPPNARAPRAPNAGPARPDGLPLPRDLELPPLIYFFPFIPIIGIP